CGTTTGATGAAGAAATATCACTCTTTGTTGCATGACTTTGACGTATGGAAACAAGAGCTGAAGAATAATCCGCTTGCAGGAGATGACTTAGGGGCTGGCGTTCGTAAGATACGAATGGCGATTAATTCTAAAGGCAAAGGAAAAAGTGGTGGAGCTAGAATTTTGACGTTGAATATATTGTTGGATGCAGAAACGATGGATATTACACTCCTAACAATTTATGATAAAGGAGAAATATCCAATGTCAATGATGACTATATCAAGTTTCTGGTAGAAAACTTGTAAAAACTTCTATTTCATCAATGAAGACAATACTCCCGTAACAGCCCTGCGGTCCCATCCCGCATAACCACCTGGCGAGACCTTTGATGCCCCGCTTTCAGCCCTGCGGTCCCATCCCGCACAACATGGCGAGACCTTTGATGCCCCGCTTTCAGCCCTGCGGTCCCATCCCGCATAAGAAACCTGGCGAGGGCTCTGATGCCCCGCCAACCTTATAGCGTAGCGGTTAAGAGCGACAGGAGGAGCGGTTACATCCCTTGCCCTTTTGGAAAGGGCGAGGGCTTGGGAGTGGGTTAAGGACCCCCTCTTCGCAAGAGGGGGACAGGGGAGTCGAAAAAATACAATAATTAATAAGGAGATTACGTTATGAACATAGAAGGAAAAAAGGCAGATAAGGAAGCAGAATCATTTTGTGTGTTGTAATGTTTAGCCATAAGCCAAGCATAGGTTAATAAATACAATATTCCTCATTCGATCGACGACAAGTGCAGAGCGATACTGCAATGAGGAACAAAATATAACTTTTTTCAAAAAATAGAAAGGTGTAACTACTTGTAATATAGTGGGGACGCTGTATTGATGATATACGTTAATCTGGGGGAGATTAGAGCAAGAAGTAAAAACTCCTCTAAAAATTTGGTAGTTTCATCAAAAACTCTTATATTTGCAGACAAAAAAGGAGATACAATTATGAACACAATAGCAATTGACAGCAATATATATAAAGGTGCAGAAAGTTATGCTAAATTACATAATATTAGTGTGACAGCTGCAATAGAAAAGGCGATTTCTTTGTTTTTGCAAAAGGTACAACCTAAGCAAAAGCTATTAGAAACTGCTGAGTTTAATGATGCTTTGTCTTATGTTAAAACATTAAAGGCAAAAGGTGGCAAGCCGATACCGGCAGATGAAAATAGCTTAGATGCGTTGGTTGATAAAAAATATGCATTATGAGAGTTTTCATAGATACGAATATCTTAATAGATTTCGTTGTAAATCGGGAGGGCTTTTCTGAAGATGCAGATAAACTCTTTGCCCTTGGAATAACAGGAGACATAAAGTTGATGACATCAGCTTTGTCTTATGTTACAGCCATGTATATAGCACACAAGTATGAGTATCAAGATGTAAAAGAAACTCTTCTGGCGGTGTCGAATTTTGTAGATGTTTTGGACTTGCAAGGCAATACGGTAATTGAAATGCTCTCTTCTGATTGGAAGGATTATGAAGATGCAACTCAAAATGCCACAGCTTTGCGAGCTGCGGGAGATTGTATTGTAACTCGTAACAAGAAGGATTTTACGAATTCTTCTTTACCCGTTTATACTCCTGCTGAGTTGTTGAATATTTTAAACCAATAAAGGTGGCGTAGCTACTGCTGTCACAATCCTGAATATTTCTCATTCGAGCGACGACAAGTG
This is a stretch of genomic DNA from Segatella hominis. It encodes these proteins:
- a CDS encoding type II toxin-antitoxin system RelE/ParE family toxin, yielding MEVNISTGSEFKRQFKRLMKKYHSLLHDFDVWKQELKNNPLAGDDLGAGVRKIRMAINSKGKGKSGGARILTLNILLDAETMDITLLTIYDKGEISNVNDDYIKFLVENL
- a CDS encoding type II toxin-antitoxin system VapC family toxin; this encodes MRVFIDTNILIDFVVNREGFSEDADKLFALGITGDIKLMTSALSYVTAMYIAHKYEYQDVKETLLAVSNFVDVLDLQGNTVIEMLSSDWKDYEDATQNATALRAAGDCIVTRNKKDFTNSSLPVYTPAELLNILNQ